A window from Gossypium raimondii isolate GPD5lz chromosome 7, ASM2569854v1, whole genome shotgun sequence encodes these proteins:
- the LOC105796076 gene encoding transcription factor CPC isoform X1 yields MDGRRRKQPKTSGCCSEEVSSIEWEFINMSEQEEDLIYRMYKLVGDKWALIAGRIPGRKAEEIERFWIMRHGEGFANRRRELS; encoded by the exons ATGGACGGACGTCGCCGGAAGCAACCAAAGACTAGTGGCTGCTGCTCTGAAG AGGTGAGCAGCATTGAGTGGGAATTCATAAACATGTCTGAACAAGAAGAGGATCTAATTTATAGAATGTACAAACTCGTTGGTGACAA GTGGGCCTTAATTGCTGGTAGGATTCCAGGTCGAAAAGCTGAAGAGATAGAAAGGTTTTGGATCATGAGACATGGAGAAGGATTCGCCAACAGACGAAGAGAGCTCAGCTGA
- the LOC105796076 gene encoding transcription factor CPC isoform X2 codes for MDGRRRKQPKTSGCCSEEVSSIEWEFINMSEQEEDLIYRMYKLVGDKIPGRKAEEIERFWIMRHGEGFANRRRELS; via the exons ATGGACGGACGTCGCCGGAAGCAACCAAAGACTAGTGGCTGCTGCTCTGAAG AGGTGAGCAGCATTGAGTGGGAATTCATAAACATGTCTGAACAAGAAGAGGATCTAATTTATAGAATGTACAAACTCGTTGGTGACAA GATTCCAGGTCGAAAAGCTGAAGAGATAGAAAGGTTTTGGATCATGAGACATGGAGAAGGATTCGCCAACAGACGAAGAGAGCTCAGCTGA